One part of the Dioscorea cayenensis subsp. rotundata cultivar TDr96_F1 chromosome 2, TDr96_F1_v2_PseudoChromosome.rev07_lg8_w22 25.fasta, whole genome shotgun sequence genome encodes these proteins:
- the LOC120277742 gene encoding ubiquitin-conjugating enzyme E2 4-like, which translates to MSSPSKRREMDLMKLMMSDYKVEMINDGMQEFYVDFHGPNESLYQGGVWRIRVELPDAYPYKSPSIGFVNKIYHPNVDEMSGSVCLDVINQTWSPMFDLVNVFEVFLPQLLLYPNPSDPLNGEAAALMMRDRPAYEQRVKEYCEKYAKAEDVGAPSEEKSSDEELSDDEYDSSDEAVVGKPDP; encoded by the exons ATGTCTTCTCCGAGCAAGCGCCGTGAGATGGACCTCATGAAACT GATGATGAGTGACTATAAGGTGGAGATGATCAACGATGGGATGCAGGAGTTCTATGTGGACTTTCATGGCCCAAATGAGA GTTTGTATCAAGGGGGTGTGTGGAGGATTAGAGTGGAACTACCTGATGCTTATCCTTACAAATCTCCATCAATTGGCTTTGTTAATAAGATATATCATCCAAATGTTGATGAAAT GTCTGGTTCTGTATGCTTGGATGTCATTAATCAGACTTGGAGCCCTATGTTTG ATCTTGTGAATGTGTTTGAAGTGTTCCTACCGCAATTGCTTCTGTATCCTAATCCTTCAGATCCATTGAATGGAGAAGCTGCAGCCCTGATGATGCGTGATAGACCTGCTTATGAACAAAGAGTCAAAG AATACTGTGAAAAGTATGCAAAAGCCGAAGATGTTGGAGCTCCGTCAGAAGAGAAATCCAGTGACGAAGAACTAAGTGATGATGAATATGATTCCAGTGATGAGGCTGTCGTAGGCAAACCGGATCCTTAG